The Fusarium fujikuroi IMI 58289 draft genome, chromosome FFUJ_chr05 DNA segment CATTTCCTGGGCTCCTGGGCTCCTGGGCTCCTCGCCGTGGGCGTGGTAATCATAGCTGATGTCGAAACAGAAGCACGACCTTCGTCTGCGGGCTACCCGTTGACATCAGGCTCGGTTGATTGGCTTCCACCCGTCCATCTAATTCATGCAAATGCTTGCAAGGCCCATGCTAGGGTCCCATGCGGAATCCTTGTACAGCCTAGGATCCCTCGACCACTTCTCTGGTTACGAGATCTTGAGCGTGTCTCTCGTCTCTTTTGGTCCAACGACTTCCTGGTCTTTTCTcccctcttctttctcttctatcTTACgagcctttttttttcattcGTTATGGTCTCTCGACCGTTGGTTATTCGTTCGTTTCTTACACTCATTTACGCTTATGTTTAGTCTCTCGTTTCCTTGCTATATTTGCTATCCTTGAGGCGAGCTGCGCTCATCATCGTAGTCTTTCCACCCTTTTTGACCATACAGCATCATTTTCACCTCAGATATCACGCAGTGATCAACACGCCTTCATACTTTGACTGTTGCCCAACGAGTGTCGTACATGACCGATCCCCCTTGGCTTACACCTCCGAATCAACTTCGCCACATTGTATGACAGCCTCTGCACAAATCAAACCTCAAACTCCGTCATCTCATAAATCAGATCGCATATACGATGGAGGGGCCTCCTTCTACCCGGTCATTTAGACCATGGGTGTGGGAGAAGCCTGGCTCAGTCATGAACTTTGAAAACTTCGAAAGGTATTCAAACAACAGAAGTCATGTCTGACTACGGCATCCAACTAATCCGAGATAGTATCTCAGAAGAGCCTGGCTCCGCAACGACTACAAGACCCCCGACTAGTCGGACTCGAGGCTTCACCACTTCCTCAGGACGGCAGACCGTCAGATGGCCCTTTCACAGCTTCAGCAACTCACGATCTTCCATTCCCAATTACCCTCGCAGACCGTCCAACTCTCGCTCTATCCCGCACAGTTCGGGCTCTTTTCCTCGCCGTGCTGCCGGCAGCATAAGTCGTTCTGTCTCTAGCGTTCTTGGTAGCGACATCATCCCTGACTATGTGGTCAACTTCATGCGCGGCGAGACGCCGGAGACTCTCGCTCGAAGACACCGCATCCCCGATAGTCCTGAGCCCGGACAGTTTCAACGCCCACAGGAATCTCAACTCGACTTTATTCACTCGGCTTCAAGTACACCCGACAACTCGAGGCCGGGTACTCCGAGGGCGGAACGGGAGAAGATGCTCGTGGAAGAACGACCGCAGCCTACCCGATCTCTCATGACAGGATGGAGAGCTGGTGTTGCAGCCAACATGTTTCTGGCTTTCCTGATTCTTGTGGCTTCTGTGGCTTGTCTCGCTCTCGCCTCGGCCCAGGGACATATGTCAACATGGGAGTCGTTGTTAATGGAGGGTAGTTCGACTACAGTCGAAGGTATTGCTAGAGGGATCTTGGCGGCCGTGAATGTGTTTGCCATCATTCTCATCGCTGGAGCCAATTACGTCGTTCAAATCCTCAACAGCCCGACTCGTGCTGAGGTAGAGAATGCCCACTCAACCTTTAAGTGGCTCGACATCGGTATCCCATCTCTACGAAACATGTCACTCATCTCTTCGACCAGGGCAACGCTGTCAGGTATCATGATGGTGTTTGCCCTCCTTTCCCAAGTAATGTATGCAACCCAAATCTGATGACATATATTATCACTGAcaaattaaagatataattccATAATTATTACTACTGAACACGCAGAGAATTCTAAGTCATCGCTTAATGTTAACGGGCCTCTTCTCGCCGCTATCACGCTAATTAATgttgttctcatcctcacGTATGCCATCGCTGTCGCATTAGCACTCACCAGACAAGTATTCAGCCCACTCGTCACGCTGGGTGATGCTCTGAGCTCGTTCCTCGCCGATCCCGATGTCAGCACTCATAATTCatgcctcatcaccaaggaagagatcaagaagggGTTATGGGGAGACCGAGAGGGCAAGTACTGGTATGCCAAGACAAGCCGCTGGTTCAATGTTCCATCATTCAACCGATGGGCTATTTGGTTCATGACATGGATCATGCCTGTGGGGTTGGCAGCTGCGGCTCTGGCACTGGGGGCTGTGAAGGAACCCAAGGAGGCCTTTACTAGATTCGGCAAGGCGCCAGTGGTATATGAGCTGCCCGCGGGAACGTCAAGGTCTGGTATGGCCGTTGTGGTTGCGTTGCCCCAGCTCCTTTTGGGTCTGCTGTACCTTTCCAGTAATGCGCTGCTCACCCTGTTCTACCTGTCTCACGAGCTCTCGCAGTTTACATCGGACCTGCTTCCTCTGCGCGTGTCTTCAGGACAGCCACTCGGTTCACAGACGACTTCACTATATCTCACCTTGCCTCGGCCCGTATCCTGGatactcttctttcttgttaCCGCAATGGCTTTTCTCCTCAGTCAGGGTATCCTTCTCGTGTCAGTGGACGGCATCAAGGGAACCACCACGGGAATTGGCTTCAGCCCCCTCCCGCTactcatcctcctcgttcTACTCGTTCTACTCGGTCTCGGCATTGCTGGTCTAGCACTCCGGCAGGTGGATCCTCGTGGTTCCGTTGAAGGCGGAGAACCGGCCGGTAACCCACTCGCTTTAGTAGGCGGAACGTGTTCGGCGGTTCTGAGCGCACGATGCCACCGAGTAGCGCGAGAGGGCGGCGTGGAAACACTCGAGGTTCGTTGGGGCGTGGTGCGAGAAGGTGTAGGAATGAACGCAGGACATGCGACCTTCTCTGGAAGACCAGTGGGTGACATCATGGTTGGTAGAGCTTACTCCTGAGGAGATGAATTTATACTAGCCGACTGGTATTCGGGCAACGATTGCATTCTTTAAAGCGGGTCTGATTATTCTTGGGATGCTCATGGTGTTTTGTTGCAAGAGCGCGGTTCATACTGTAGGCACGGATGATATACCTGGCGTCTATTGGGAAAGGGTCTCATGTGAAGAGTTGGAGTAGTTAAAGAGTCAAATTTCCATAGGTAATTTTTGTGCAAGGCTGAGGTAAAACTGCAATGAAGCCGAATATACCATTTCGACGTGCTCCCACGTGTATGCAGTATGGTATTTCAGCCAGTAGAAACGATCGACTGGAGCGAGAATGAGGAGATAATGCCCAACAAAACAGATCGGGTCACACTTGTTGGTCTACATATCTCATGTTGTGAAACGATTTGCTTGTTGGATATGAGTGGATAGCATCAGAGAGTTGGGACATATGATCGGCAACTAAGATAATCAAAAATGGGCCATGGGCTAACGGTCGAGGTCAAGAACGAACACGAAACGGATCATTCTGAagagtcaaagtcaaaatgaGGAATAAAGAAGGCGAATGGTGTCAGCAACAGACGATTCGGACCCTCCCCCACCTTATACACTTCTGTCAACAGTTGATGGTTGAGGTTGGGTTTTAGAACAAAGAATTATCGTAGTGATaaaacaaggacaaggggGGAAGAGTCAGCAAAGAAACAAGTTCTCTAAATCCATCCTTCATTGAAAACAAGGCAAGGACGGTAGAAAGGAACCCCTTTGCTCTCAACCTTGTTGGATGAAGGAAGTAGAAGATCTAGAAGCCGACTTGGAAGACACAGACTTTGGTTGGTCACACAGGGGTAATCTCTCTGAGCCACCAGTGGCCCAAGCCAAGGTCATACGATTCACTGCCACATCAGCCCAAAAGTCGGGCGTTTCTGACAATTAGCGAGGCTATGATTGGCCAGCTGTTTCATTCCCTTCCCATTCGGGATCTCCTGCCTGGCCAGTCTTCGGTTCGGAAGCAGTTCATTGTTTACCTTGAGTGGCAGGTGCGGGTACGTACTGCACTTTCCCTTAGGTAGGTTGATGAGGACGACCCCATAAGGATACAAACGGAAGAGTTGGAGCATGGCAGGCAAGTCAGGTCCACTCCAGGTACCGACGTGCTGGCATGAGGAAGGGGCACCTGGCACCTCATTAGGTTGAGGCAACCTACCATGGAAGGCAAGtagtaggtagtaggtacttAAGCACAAGGTCTGCTCTTCTCAGTCCGTCGACTTgttttctttgactttgactttacACATAATTCAATATCCTATAGTATATGaaacctacctaggtactcaTACAATATTCGTCTATATAACTCAACTCTCCTGGGCCTTCTGCTTACGAACCACTCTTCGACCTCGACTACTACCTACACTCCACGACCACAACCATTCTCATAATTAGTCTTCGCTTTCAGACTTGTTATCCCAAAACATGACTTACACAATGACCGCCCACCTCTGCAAGCAGATCTACGCTTCCTGGCGTCAGACCCGACAACCTTCTCCCGACCTGGCTCCCCCAACACAGACTCCTTCGTCTATGTTTGGTCGTCCCATATCGCGATCCCCTTCACCCCCTGCTCAGCGATCAGAGCGACGCCCTTCGAACGCCTCAGACACAGAATGGCACCCCAACAGTCGTCACTGAGGAAACACAAAGACTTGCGATTTTGCCTTATTTACCCATGATTTATGAAAGGGGTCGAACTTTTGCATTCAGGACACGGACATAGCATCTGGCGCATACGACTTCGTTATGCTGGACGGGATTTGAAGCCGTCGCTAAGCTTCCTCTTTCACATTACCCCCAATCTGCGAGGTTCTGGGAGACCTCAGCACCTCTTTTTTTACGCCTCTCGGTACACTTGCAAAAGTTTCATCAAAAGATCTGCCAACAAACTCCCACTCAGACGAGATGCATCAAAACAGCCCAGATCTGTGGGGTCAGTATGCCAACGTGGGACCACAAGGTGTCAATCACGAAATCTGGTCCCAGGTTTGCGTGCCCCACGTTCGGATGAGAAAACGCCAGAAACCGACATGCGAATCATCATTTCTTCTGATGGAATACAATATTCTTAAGGCGCCATGTAAAAGTACGGACTGGACAGAGACCGACCTTTCGGACAGaggcttttcttttttacaTTTGTCTTGAAATTGTTCAGTGGTTGAAATCAGCAACCTCTTTTTCACTAGATACCCAAATGAAACTCAATATTCTGAATCAAATATCATTATCTATTATCTCCCATCGTTCAACCCTGGCAACCCATGACTCGAAATCGACAACAGTGGCATGACCATCTGCCCACATTGAACACCCCTTGTAATCGGGGTGCGCCGCCAATCTCTCTTTTGCGGGGTGCTCAAGGGACTCGCTGTGGCTGGTGAACTCTATCCTGAAATGGTATTTCATCACGTGTCATCACGACAAGACTCGATCAAATTACCCAAGGTACCTATGGTAtgttcagcatcagcataGATAATTGACCAAGCATGGATTTTCTGATTATCTTTGGACGAAGCAAGGAAGAAGTCGCGCATTGCTATGTATACCAGACATAGAACTATACCCCAACTTCATCTTTAGCTCTCCCCAGATTTCAACCCAGCTGGTTCTCCAATTCCTTCCAAGAGCTGGAGCAAGAAGTGCTTTTTCTTCGGATCGGTTCGGCATCCCCACCGATCTCACGTACTTGTACCTGACCTATTTCCGAACCGAACTGCTCAACTTTTGGATGTTGGCCTATCCTGCTTCATCATAGGTCTACTGGTGTGAGAAGGTTGACTGGTGACTGGCGTATGCAAGTTGGTCCTATGTGATAGGGCTCCATGTAACACTAACACCAAGCATTCCAACGTATCACTGAATAGTTAAGCATATATGCACTTATGTAAACAGAAAAGTGTCTGTGCTGCTGTCCGTTTGTATCCGCTTCGCTTTTTTCGTTTACGTCGTTTCGTTTCTCATGCCTCAAGTTATATCCTATCCTGTTTCTACTCGTCCAATGGCCAAGGACCGAACATGTATTCCTTTGTCCTCATATAAATCCCTCGATAACCAGTTCAATGGCTATATCTACACGTCTCTGGAGGCTACCTATCCACCTTCTACATGCCCTGCTTAATGTTGAATATACCCCCCGTCGTCTCCGTGTCCACCGGCGGCTTCTCCGCCTACATCGCTTCCGCGTGGTATGCCGACGTCTCTACATCGCCGACGCAGCCATTGTATCGATGGTGGGCTTGGATGTTAATCTTGATGGctgctcttcctctccacTACCATCTGGAGACTCCTGCAAGGCTACGTTGCCCTGGATCCGTCTCTTGGCAGCTCTCTTGTCCGCTTCCGTGATGTTCTCCGCCTTCTTTCGCATGTCAGGAGTCCACTGTGGCTCACTAGGCGTGTGGCCAACAGACATGCCAACTCGGACCTTCACAGGGAATCAGTAGCTGTGCAACTCACCAATGTGAAGTACTTACCAGAGTTTCAAGTGCATCCTTGCCGTTGtcgacaagatcatcgtcaaaCACCATTCGTCCAGGTTCAAAAAGCAGCAGAATCGTGCTGCCACCAAACTTAAAGTATCCCAGCTCTTCTGCTCGGTGGACTTTCTCGCCCTCCTTGCGAGTAATGACAGTGCTGCCTACCATCATTGCACCGACACAAATTACCATGACGCGTCCGTGATGTTCACTATCAATTGGCACGAGAACTCTCACATTTTCTCCGTAAACGTCCAGAGCCGATCGAATAGCCATGGGGTTCACCGTGTAGTATTCGCCCTCAATTGTCTTGGGCTTGCCCATGACACCGTCCACAGGGATGTGGAAGCGATGATAATCCTGGGGAGCTAGTCGGAAGATGCCCAGAGCTCCGCCCTCAAATCGAGACACATCCTCAGGGTATGCGTCGCCGAGAAGCCTCTTCATGTTAAATTCACGACCCTTGACCCAAATCTTGGTAGCGACTGTGATAGAGTTGAAGACGACGCTCCGACAATCGGCTGGTGAGACGATGATGTGAGGGTTGTCGGGCGCAGAGCAGGGTCGAGCGCCAGGCTTCAGGGCGCGGTAGAAGAACtcgttgaagttgttgaacTCCTCCAACGGCAGCAGAACTTCCGACATGTCGAGACCGTGGAAAGCAATGAACTTTTCAATTTCATCCTTGGATGCAGGGTCGTCAAACTTCTTACCCTGCTTAATACTCAGATTTTTGAGTAGTTTTCGGACTGTAGCCTTGTCAGTAATGCTGGTTTTGCAGGCGAGCACACTCTGCTTACTTCGTTTGTTCTCCATATCTCGAGATTTAAGTCCCTTGTACAGCAGACGAATGCCGAGTCTTACATAAACactcatcttctcctcgttGATCTGCCCCGTGAGACGATCCTGCACAAGGATATTGGCCGAGTTGGCACCCAGCTTGTAACCACCGTAAGAGATCTTGGTAATGACTTTCGAGTACCACTTGCGCTGCGCCTGGCTGGCTGTGACAAATCCACCCACGAGCACGCTGTTGACTTGCCTCCAGTCTTGGCTTGCGCATGTCGCAATATGGGTGATGATGTCAGCATCCTTGCGCTTGTTGAGTCGCGGCTGGTGACAGATAGGACATTCTCGGATCTCTACGACGTGCTCTTCAGAACGGTCATCACTGCTGTCAGACTTGTCGAGGGGATCGCCCTCCTCATCTGCAGGTGTCTTCAAAGTGGGGACGTTTGAGATAGGAGTCTGAGTTCCCAACGTCGAGTCCAGTTCTAGAACACTGGGGGTCTCTGAGCCATCGTTGTTGTGTCCATGACCAGGCACGTGGAGGAGGTTCTTCATATCAGGCACCAAACCCTTGAGTTTATCTGCAGCAGTGCCTGAGGATCGCCTTCGTCCTTCCAGTTGGTCCTCCAGGCAAATGACGCACTCGTCCATCGTGAGCTCCCAATTCTCGTCGTTATCAGCATCACGGTGGGGGAATCGCTTGAAAAAGCCGTCGATGGTATTCTCGGTAAGCGTAGAACCCAAAGACTCGAGCATTGTTGTGAGCTCGATTCTGCTGATGCGACCACTCTCATCGGCATCATATTGTCGAAGCATGGCTCGCCAGAACTGTTGTCGGAGGGCATCATATGGCATGTACTTCGCACGGAGGTAAAGAACGGGgttgtgcttcttctcccaCTTTTCGgtgttcttcatcttcagaggAACGTTATACTCGTAAAAGTCGGCATCTCCGCTGTCCATGTTGGTCGAATCAGGATCAGAACCAGTATTGGCGAGGACATCCGCCGGTGCCAGCTTGTTGGGATCGGGTGCTGAGGTGGGAGCAGGGGCGGGAGTCGCTGATGCCATACTTGTGTTGGAGGCGTGCTTGCTCAGTGGAGGACGAATCATCTTGCTGATACTGGAGGAAGAGTTGGATCGTGACAtggcgagcttcttgaatcGCGATCGCGAAGGAAGCGGTTCGGCCTGTGCAGGGACTTGGAGATCATAGAGTCCGGTTTCTGGGTTTGCTTTGGGGGCTCTCTCGATCAATTGGTGGATGGGAAGATCGCACGAAGCAATGAAATCGTTGCCGGAGTATTTATCGTGGTCGATGACAGTAAAAGCGAAAGAGTACTGCTGCTCGTGGCTTTGGATATGaaacagcatcttctcgtTATAGACGGGGTTGAGGTCATGGCGAATGCGTCGAGTTCGGTATGTCTTCTTGCCGAGGGATGCCACAACGAAAGGGTCCATATCGAAGCTTGTGCGTGTAAGGTTGGATTCGGGAGGCAGGTCTGTGATCTTGATGACCTCAAGGTAGATGATTCCAACAACGTCAGAGCCACTGCTGGCAAAGGCATAAGGGTTGTTGcgtctcctcttcttcagtccTCGAATTCGAAGTCGGCGCTTGCGTTTGGTAGCATCTTGTTCACCTTCGTCCTCGTCACCCTCATCGGAGTCGTCGTCATCGaaatcgtcatcgtcatcgtcactaGG contains these protein-coding regions:
- a CDS encoding related to phosphatidylserine decarboxylase, with protein sequence MLTVELQYLVLSSGDSRIVTNDVPKTLNPEWNVTEEIPLTSVQNLVLDVICWDKDRFGKDYMGEFDLALEEIFNNDKVEQEPTWYRLKSKRPGKKTSVVSGEVQLQFSLFDLTNPSATPQQILEKFQALVGTAPAGSRNVTPSMTPNLAPTGSQSAPNPQDSPSDDDDDDFDDDDSDEGDEDEGEQDATKRKRRLRIRGLKKRRRNNPYAFASSGSDVVGIIYLEVIKITDLPPESNLTRTSFDMDPFVVASLGKKTYRTRRIRHDLNPVYNEKMLFHIQSHEQQYSFAFTVIDHDKYSGNDFIASCDLPIHQLIERAPKANPETGLYDLQVPAQAEPLPSRSRFKKLAMSRSNSSSSISKMIRPPLSKHASNTSMASATPAPAPTSAPDPNKLAPADVLANTGSDPDSTNMDSGDADFYEYNVPLKMKNTEKWEKKHNPVLYLRAKYMPYDALRQQFWRAMLRQYDADESGRISRIELTTMLESLGSTLTENTIDGFFKRFPHRDADNDENWELTMDECVICLEDQLEGRRRSSGTAADKLKGLVPDMKNLLHVPGHGHNNDGSETPSVLELDSTLGTQTPISNVPTLKTPADEEGDPLDKSDSSDDRSEEHVVEIRECPICHQPRLNKRKDADIITHIATCASQDWRQVNSVLVGGFVTASQAQRKWYSKVITKISYGGYKLGANSANILVQDRLTGQINEEKMSVYVRLGIRLLYKGLKSRDMENKRSKQSVLACKTSITDKATVRKLLKNLSIKQGKKFDDPASKDEIEKFIAFHGLDMSEVLLPLEEFNNFNEFFYRALKPGARPCSAPDNPHIIVSPADCRSVVFNSITVATKIWVKGREFNMKRLLGDAYPEDVSRFEGGALGIFRLAPQDYHRFHIPVDGVMGKPKTIEGEYYTVNPMAIRSALDVYGENVRVLVPIDSEHHGRVMVICVGAMMVGSTVITRKEGEKVHRAEELGYFKFGGSTILLLFEPGRMVFDDDLVDNGKDALETLVRVGMSVGHTPSEPQWTPDMRKKAENITEADKRAAKRRIQGNVALQESPDGSGEEEQPSRLTSKPTIDTMAASAM